A portion of the Luxibacter massiliensis genome contains these proteins:
- a CDS encoding heavy metal translocating P-type ATPase has translation MAKEVKLKFIEMGAGLLLYLFAMFSVRQWDVYGRARLIVFLLPYLVMSLGIFWDMLKNLRKFYIFDENLLMLLATIGAFVIGRYVEAVGAMLFFQFGRTVEVISMTRTKKSIAKFMDIRPEYANRKLRYGEEKVHPKELHPGQIIIIKPGEKIPVDAVVTLGNSMVDTKALTGESVPREAMPGERLYSGSINISGVLEARVSKIYEDSTASRIIELVENAGNKKAGSENFAARFTRFYTPAVTLLGVLVMMLPPMILPGDNQNIWMYRGLIFLVAACPCGLLVSVPLAFLGGIGAASRQGVLIKGSNVLESLSHTETFVFDKTGTLTEGIFRVKDIQPTYMSEEALLETTVYGEIHSNHPIAVSLREAYGRAVDTGKVTDVTEYPGFGVCARIDGQETLIGNSKFMDQQGIFYQPVSEIGTAVHVAVNGQYEGYVLIADSIRSDVKKTIRWMQRHQLEAVMLTGDNQRVADSVAKQLGIGYVYANLMPEEKVEQVKEFMESQMEDEKLAFVGDGINDAPVLALADIGIAMGGLGADAALEAADVILMEDELSKIVNAVKIARGTIRAVKQNLVFAIGMKVILLFLAALGYVTMQNAIIADMVVMLINILNSFWVLKYPE, from the coding sequence ATGGCGAAGGAAGTGAAGCTCAAATTTATCGAAATGGGGGCAGGCCTGCTGCTATATCTTTTTGCAATGTTTTCGGTCAGACAATGGGATGTATATGGCAGGGCCCGGCTTATTGTATTTTTATTGCCATATTTAGTTATGTCCCTTGGAATATTCTGGGACATGCTGAAGAATCTTAGGAAATTTTATATTTTTGATGAAAATTTACTTATGCTTTTGGCTACCATAGGAGCTTTTGTCATAGGAAGATATGTGGAAGCTGTGGGGGCGATGCTGTTTTTTCAGTTTGGAAGGACAGTTGAAGTCATCTCCATGACAAGGACAAAAAAATCCATTGCCAAATTTATGGATATTCGGCCGGAGTATGCGAACCGTAAATTAAGGTATGGTGAAGAGAAAGTACACCCCAAAGAACTCCATCCCGGACAGATTATTATAATCAAGCCTGGGGAGAAAATACCAGTAGATGCAGTGGTGACGCTGGGAAACAGTATGGTAGATACAAAAGCGCTGACGGGGGAATCTGTTCCCCGGGAGGCCATGCCAGGGGAGAGGCTTTACAGCGGAAGTATCAATATAAGCGGTGTCCTGGAGGCAAGGGTATCTAAGATATATGAGGACTCCACTGCCTCCAGAATTATAGAGCTTGTGGAAAATGCCGGCAACAAAAAGGCTGGCAGTGAAAATTTTGCGGCCCGGTTTACTAGGTTTTATACTCCGGCAGTGACTTTGCTCGGTGTACTGGTGATGATGCTCCCGCCCATGATCCTGCCCGGAGATAATCAAAATATCTGGATGTACCGGGGATTAATCTTTCTGGTTGCGGCCTGTCCATGCGGACTGCTGGTATCGGTCCCGCTGGCGTTTCTGGGAGGGATAGGGGCAGCGTCCAGGCAGGGTGTCCTGATTAAGGGCAGTAATGTCCTGGAATCTCTTTCACATACAGAAACATTTGTCTTTGATAAAACGGGGACATTGACGGAGGGAATCTTTCGGGTAAAGGATATACAGCCCACATATATGAGTGAGGAGGCGCTTCTGGAAACAACAGTTTATGGTGAAATCCACTCTAACCATCCCATAGCCGTATCCCTGCGTGAGGCATACGGCAGAGCGGTGGATACAGGCAAGGTCACAGACGTGACGGAATATCCAGGCTTCGGTGTCTGTGCGCGTATAGATGGGCAGGAGACGCTGATCGGAAATTCTAAGTTTATGGATCAGCAGGGAATTTTCTACCAGCCGGTCAGTGAGATTGGGACTGCAGTCCATGTGGCGGTAAATGGACAGTATGAAGGGTATGTTCTGATTGCTGATTCCATACGCAGTGATGTTAAGAAAACAATCCGATGGATGCAGCGGCATCAGCTGGAGGCGGTCATGCTCACAGGTGATAACCAGAGGGTAGCAGATTCAGTTGCCAAGCAGCTTGGGATAGGGTATGTCTATGCAAACCTGATGCCTGAAGAGAAGGTGGAGCAGGTGAAAGAGTTCATGGAGAGCCAGATGGAGGATGAGAAGCTGGCTTTTGTAGGGGATGGCATCAACGACGCCCCAGTTTTAGCCCTGGCTGATATAGGGATTGCCATGGGAGGATTGGGAGCGGATGCGGCGCTGGAGGCGGCTGATGTAATATTGATGGAGGATGAACTTTCTAAGATTGTTAATGCTGTTAAAATAGCCAGAGGGACGATACGGGCTGTCAAGCAGAATCTCGTGTTTGCTATCGGGATGAAGGTTATTCTGCTATTCCTGGCAGCTCTTGGCTATGTAACAATGCAAAATGCAATTATTGCGGATATGGTTGTGATGCTGATTAATATTTTGAATTCTTTCTGGGTACTAAAATATCCGGAGTAA
- a CDS encoding ArsR/SmtB family transcription factor: protein MEKIEVEHCDFRHVHEGVAQEVQSHMPASGELKDLADFFKVFGDLTRIKILYVLFQSEMCVCDLAQSLNMTQSAISHQLRVLKQMKLVTNRREGKTVFYSLADSHIKTIMNQGMEHIRE, encoded by the coding sequence ATGGAAAAGATAGAAGTAGAGCACTGTGATTTCAGGCATGTGCACGAGGGCGTTGCGCAAGAAGTGCAGAGCCATATGCCTGCTTCAGGTGAGTTAAAAGACCTGGCCGATTTTTTTAAGGTATTCGGAGACTTGACCAGGATAAAGATTTTGTATGTCCTGTTCCAGAGTGAGATGTGCGTATGTGACCTGGCCCAGTCCCTGAACATGACACAGTCGGCTATATCGCATCAGCTCAGAGTGCTGAAACAGATGAAGCTGGTTACGAACCGCCGGGAGGGAAAAACAGTATTTTATTCTCTGGCGGACAGTCATATTAAGACAATCATGAACCAGGGGATGGAGCATATCCGGGAATAG
- a CDS encoding PAS domain-containing hybrid sensor histidine kinase/response regulator: MVENSQNIMETKDGELADARTKLQSVIHMIQGGVISCHIEGGRFVSDFFSDGMLALLGVEQREFESIVQDNALNIVCEMDRPWVTAAVENVLENGGVLDIHCRMQNKDGSLSWCHLNGRGIEFVSEEPQFYAVVTGVSSEAKLFQSIVNETVDEIYVIDKENYNLLYANESKGIFWKEGKGIGGKCYSVLHGKDKPCSFCTLKSHAPDGVSHLMSFEDRGKFYSTRFWETDWSGVPVYVKYVRDVTEDVLLQKEKEKLDKYFQTVLKHLPGGVAVVRHDASGAMTPEFLSDGFAEMVHMTPKEAWEMYRRDAVSGVHPDDREYLRENLNKCIAKGQSRYEMTYRLRKGGTEEYIWVKAIFSVIQSEGQDTRVYVDYNDITKEREGQEQLRQQYRELILQHYLTPGPNTLILGHCNITRDRILEIIDHTDSNLLETFGSVRDNFFTGIASLITDEQEKKRFLETYLNAPSIAAFERGETELLLCCYVQLPKEEAGRYVQFKVNLVETPDTGDITGILTVTDITEQTISDRILQQLSVVSYDLVADIDLLHDKSSLVSSIVPEDPVKYNRTYSERVRVLLSQEVVPRDRERVSNMLDPKYIMEQLARNNTYSFSYSVVGKNGNVQTKSLTVAAIDLRLGRVCLARTDITDFVREQQRLLNMIAYTFELAGVIDVDSRSFTMHTRETVLNNDMPYIVADYDRWIGGFTAYYGSGGRDETIRQLRLDTMLARLEESPAGYDFVFSFKQEDTLLFKQVNVLWGDEGHKTICLVRADMTDVLVAERKSQNALEKALDLAEKANRAKSDFLASMSHDIRTPMNAIMGMTSLAAAHLDDKERTAEYLQKIAASSRHLLSLINDILDMSQIEQSKICLNNMQNSMEEMMGQLYSIMEVQARSSGLKLKFHTGRLENPYFLGDALRINQIFINLLSNAFKFTPEGGSVEFFGEEIQPQKESGTVRYRFMVRDTGIGMTEEFQSHLFEPFTRSSSVAKVEGTGLGLSITKGLIDLMGGTIRVDSQVREGTTFWVELECEIPEDTAEAASSVSGGNDTAAVDILNGLHVLIAEDNAINSEILCELLQMHGAKSVVKENGYLAVQEFQNAAPGTYDVIFMDIQMPVMNGFEAARGIRELDRGDASKIPIIAMTANAFAEDVQASLEAGMNAHVAKPVDMQLLCTTLARVFAVSGIQRPE; this comes from the coding sequence ATGGTTGAGAACAGTCAGAATATTATGGAGACTAAGGATGGGGAACTGGCTGATGCCAGAACGAAACTTCAGTCTGTAATTCATATGATTCAGGGAGGAGTCATCAGCTGCCATATAGAAGGCGGGCGGTTTGTCTCTGATTTTTTCTCTGATGGGATGTTGGCCCTCCTGGGGGTGGAGCAAAGGGAATTTGAGAGTATTGTACAAGATAATGCTTTAAATATAGTCTGTGAGATGGACCGCCCGTGGGTGACTGCCGCCGTGGAGAATGTGCTGGAGAATGGAGGGGTTCTGGATATCCACTGTAGAATGCAGAATAAAGACGGAAGCCTAAGCTGGTGCCACCTTAACGGCAGAGGCATAGAGTTTGTGTCGGAAGAACCCCAGTTTTATGCGGTAGTTACAGGAGTATCGTCTGAAGCTAAGTTGTTTCAAAGTATTGTCAATGAGACAGTAGATGAGATATATGTGATTGATAAAGAGAATTATAATCTGCTCTATGCCAATGAATCGAAGGGGATTTTCTGGAAGGAGGGAAAAGGCATCGGGGGAAAGTGCTATTCTGTTCTTCATGGTAAAGATAAACCCTGTTCATTTTGCACGCTGAAAAGCCATGCCCCAGATGGGGTATCCCACCTAATGTCCTTTGAGGACAGGGGGAAGTTCTACAGTACACGGTTTTGGGAGACGGACTGGAGCGGAGTGCCAGTCTATGTGAAATATGTAAGGGACGTTACGGAGGATGTGCTGCTGCAGAAGGAAAAGGAAAAGCTGGACAAATATTTTCAGACAGTGCTTAAGCATCTTCCCGGTGGTGTGGCGGTAGTGCGCCATGACGCCAGCGGAGCCATGACGCCAGAGTTTCTTTCGGATGGGTTTGCAGAGATGGTACATATGACTCCTAAAGAAGCGTGGGAAATGTACCGCAGAGACGCCGTATCCGGCGTCCACCCGGATGACAGAGAATATCTTAGGGAAAATTTAAATAAATGTATTGCAAAGGGCCAGTCCCGCTATGAAATGACATACCGTCTGAGAAAGGGTGGGACAGAGGAATATATATGGGTAAAGGCTATATTTTCCGTGATACAAAGCGAGGGCCAGGATACCAGGGTTTATGTGGATTATAATGATATTACAAAAGAGAGGGAGGGGCAGGAGCAGCTGAGGCAGCAATACAGGGAACTGATCTTACAGCACTACCTGACTCCCGGCCCGAACACACTGATTTTAGGGCACTGTAATATTACACGCGACAGGATTCTGGAGATTATTGACCATACAGATTCTAATCTTCTGGAAACCTTTGGATCAGTCCGTGATAACTTTTTTACAGGAATCGCCAGTTTAATTACAGATGAGCAGGAGAAGAAGCGGTTTTTGGAAACGTATCTTAATGCGCCGTCGATTGCTGCTTTTGAGAGGGGAGAAACAGAGCTTCTTTTATGCTGCTATGTACAGCTTCCGAAAGAGGAGGCCGGACGCTATGTGCAGTTTAAGGTGAACCTGGTGGAGACGCCGGACACAGGGGACATTACGGGGATTCTGACAGTAACAGATATTACAGAGCAGACTATTTCTGACAGGATTTTGCAGCAGCTGTCCGTTGTCAGCTATGATTTAGTGGCAGATATAGATTTGCTGCATGATAAAAGCTCATTGGTAAGTAGTATCGTACCGGAGGATCCGGTGAAATATAACAGGACCTATTCAGAAAGAGTCCGTGTTTTATTATCTCAAGAAGTGGTTCCCCGGGACAGAGAGCGTGTCTCTAATATGCTGGACCCTAAATACATTATGGAACAGCTCGCCAGAAACAATACATATTCTTTTTCTTATTCTGTTGTAGGGAAGAATGGCAATGTCCAGACTAAAAGCCTTACAGTGGCTGCTATTGATTTGCGCCTGGGCCGTGTCTGCCTTGCGCGGACAGATATTACAGATTTTGTAAGGGAGCAGCAGAGGCTTCTAAATATGATAGCCTATACTTTTGAACTTGCAGGGGTTATTGATGTAGACAGTAGGTCTTTTACAATGCATACACGGGAGACTGTGCTGAATAATGATATGCCGTATATTGTTGCTGATTATGACCGATGGATAGGAGGCTTCACTGCCTATTATGGATCCGGGGGCAGAGATGAAACTATAAGGCAGCTAAGGCTGGATACGATGCTGGCACGCTTGGAAGAATCCCCTGCAGGGTATGATTTTGTATTTTCCTTTAAACAAGAGGATACCCTGCTGTTTAAACAAGTGAATGTTCTGTGGGGGGATGAGGGCCATAAAACAATCTGCCTGGTACGGGCAGATATGACAGATGTACTTGTGGCAGAAAGAAAGTCCCAAAATGCCCTTGAAAAGGCTTTGGATCTGGCCGAAAAGGCAAATAGGGCAAAAAGCGACTTCCTGGCATCCATGAGCCATGATATACGGACTCCCATGAATGCTATTATGGGGATGACAAGCCTGGCAGCAGCCCATTTGGATGACAAGGAGAGAACCGCAGAATATCTGCAGAAGATAGCAGCTTCCTCCAGACATTTACTGAGCTTGATTAATGATATATTAGATATGAGCCAGATAGAGCAGTCTAAAATCTGCCTGAATAATATGCAGAATTCTATGGAAGAGATGATGGGGCAGCTCTATTCTATTATGGAGGTTCAGGCCAGAAGCTCCGGGTTAAAGCTTAAATTCCATACGGGCAGGCTTGAGAATCCTTATTTTCTGGGAGATGCGCTGCGTATCAATCAGATTTTTATCAATTTGCTGAGCAATGCCTTTAAGTTTACCCCTGAAGGGGGCAGTGTGGAATTCTTCGGGGAAGAGATACAGCCCCAGAAGGAGTCTGGCACAGTACGCTATCGGTTCATGGTCAGGGACACAGGCATTGGAATGACAGAGGAGTTTCAGAGCCATCTCTTTGAGCCGTTTACCCGCAGCAGCAGTGTTGCAAAGGTAGAAGGGACAGGATTAGGCCTTAGCATCACGAAAGGGTTGATAGACCTGATGGGGGGCACAATCCGGGTGGATAGCCAGGTGCGCGAAGGAACTACTTTCTGGGTGGAACTGGAATGCGAAATACCAGAGGATACTGCCGAGGCGGCGTCCAGTGTTTCTGGCGGAAATGACACGGCAGCAGTAGATATTTTAAATGGACTGCATGTCCTTATTGCAGAGGACAATGCGATTAATTCTGAAATCCTCTGTGAACTGCTGCAGATGCATGGGGCAAAGTCCGTTGTAAAAGAAAACGGGTATTTGGCAGTGCAGGAGTTTCAGAATGCAGCTCCGGGCACATATGACGTGATCTTTATGGATATCCAGATGCCGGTTATGAATGGTTTTGAGGCCGCCAGGGGGATCCGGGAGCTGGACAGGGGTGACGCCTCTAAAATCCCTATTATAGCCATGACGGCCAATGCCTTTGCCGAGGATGTACAGGCATCATTGGAGGCAGGCATGAATGCACATGTGGCAAAGCCAGTGGACATGCAGCTGCTTTGTACCACCCTGGCACGTGTGTTTGCAGTTTCAGGAATCCAGAGGCCGGAGTGA
- a CDS encoding class I SAM-dependent methyltransferase produces the protein MKYSYQITEYCHRFLEMYIEEGDICVDATAGNGVDTEFLCSLAGTEGKVYAFDIQPEAIAATGRRLNENGYEGRAVLIQDGHEKMGDYVETGVSAIVFNFGYLPGGDHAISTEPETSIAALEAGLLLLKPDGVMSLCVYSGGDSGFREKEAILAWLKGLDTKKWLVIVNSFYNRKNNPPVPIFIIRLK, from the coding sequence ATGAAGTATAGCTATCAGATCACAGAATACTGCCATCGTTTTCTGGAGATGTATATTGAGGAGGGGGACATCTGTGTGGACGCAACAGCGGGTAATGGCGTGGACACGGAATTTTTGTGTAGCCTGGCAGGGACTGAGGGCAAGGTATATGCATTTGATATTCAGCCTGAGGCGATTGCGGCAACGGGACGGCGGCTTAATGAAAATGGATATGAGGGCAGGGCCGTCCTGATTCAGGACGGACACGAAAAGATGGGAGATTACGTTGAAACGGGTGTATCTGCCATCGTTTTTAATTTTGGCTATCTGCCCGGCGGCGACCATGCCATTTCCACAGAGCCTGAGACAAGCATCGCTGCCCTGGAGGCCGGCCTTTTGCTGCTTAAACCTGACGGGGTCATGAGCTTATGCGTATATAGCGGGGGCGATTCTGGGTTTCGGGAGAAAGAGGCAATTCTGGCCTGGTTAAAAGGCCTGGATACAAAAAAGTGGCTGGTTATTGTGAACAGCTTTTATAACAGAAAAAATAATCCTCCGGTACCCATTTTTATTATCAGATTAAAATAG
- a CDS encoding heavy metal translocating P-type ATPase produces the protein MAQQALNRKVDLKHTSCGHIHEGHGHEEHPHDEECGCGHEHSHEEHDHDGECGCGHEHSHEEHDHDGECGCGHEHSHEEHDHDGECGCGHEHSHEEHDHDGECGCGHHHGHEGHTHEPVERREVDHAFDTAEKQVYILENLGCANCAAKMERKIQELPQVDFANIIFATKQLQVVTNTKEELLPVFQEICSSIESEVQVSKRKNRPAVKGQSQPGKISENKKDIYEIVAGAVFFAGGKLAEPVNVYLSAALYVVGYLILGRGVLLSAARNLTKGQVFDENFLMSIATLGAFVIKEFPEAVGVMLFYRVGELFEEIAVARSRSQIMDAVDMRPEIVNKVQGKDIQVIPAEEARPGDIVLVRPGDRIPLDGTIVEGESRIDTSPVTGEPVPVAAKSGDTVTSGCVNTSGLLKIRVDKALEDSMVTRILDSVENAAASKPKIDRFITRFSRVYTPFVVILAAATAIIPSIITGDWNYWVYTALTFLVISCPCALVLSVPLAFFSGIGSGSKKGILFKGGVAIEAMQGVKSIVMDKTGTITEGNFVVQDILPSEGMDGEKLLKIAASCEMASTHPIANSIVTAAKERNIQIVRPSFVEEISGKGVKAELEEGTVLCGNRKLLESFGVKLPEGEDTLYGTEVLLAVHGSYAGRLVIADTIKSEAKAAIKALKRLGIVTAMLTGDSRKSAENVGRETGIDEIHARLLPEDKVQELQKIRSRHGSVMFVGDGINDAPVLAGADVGAAMGSGADAAIEAADVVFMTSSMEAIPQSLNIARSTGVIAKQNVIFALVVKFLVMALGLAGLANMWMAVFADTGVAMLCILNSVRILYKKL, from the coding sequence ATGGCACAACAAGCATTAAATAGAAAGGTAGATTTAAAACATACTTCATGTGGCCATATACATGAGGGCCATGGCCATGAGGAGCATCCTCACGATGAGGAGTGCGGCTGCGGCCATGAGCATAGCCATGAGGAGCATGACCACGATGGGGAGTGCGGCTGCGGCCATGAGCATAGCCACGAGGAGCATGACCACGATGGGGAGTGCGGCTGCGGCCATGAGCATAGCCATGAGGAGCATGACCATGATGGAGAGTGCGGCTGCGGCCATGAGCATAGCCATGAGGAGCATGACCACGATGGGGAGTGCGGCTGCGGCCATCATCACGGCCATGAAGGCCATACCCATGAGCCGGTTGAGAGAAGAGAAGTAGACCATGCTTTTGACACTGCTGAGAAGCAGGTATATATTTTGGAGAACTTAGGGTGCGCAAACTGTGCCGCTAAGATGGAGAGAAAGATACAGGAACTTCCCCAGGTTGATTTTGCAAATATTATTTTTGCCACCAAGCAGCTTCAGGTGGTGACAAACACAAAGGAAGAATTGCTGCCTGTATTCCAGGAAATCTGTTCCTCAATTGAAAGTGAAGTGCAGGTATCTAAAAGAAAGAATAGGCCTGCGGTCAAAGGACAGAGCCAGCCTGGGAAGATCAGTGAAAATAAAAAAGATATTTATGAAATTGTGGCAGGGGCTGTTTTTTTTGCAGGGGGAAAATTGGCTGAGCCGGTCAATGTGTATCTCTCTGCCGCCCTATATGTTGTTGGGTATTTGATACTGGGGAGAGGCGTTCTTTTAAGCGCGGCCAGAAATTTGACAAAGGGCCAGGTATTTGACGAGAATTTTCTTATGAGTATTGCTACATTGGGAGCATTTGTAATCAAGGAGTTTCCAGAGGCCGTGGGAGTCATGTTGTTCTACCGGGTCGGCGAGCTTTTTGAGGAAATTGCAGTGGCAAGAAGCCGCAGCCAGATTATGGACGCCGTGGATATGCGCCCTGAAATAGTAAATAAGGTACAGGGGAAAGATATACAGGTGATTCCGGCCGAAGAGGCCCGGCCAGGTGACATAGTTCTTGTACGGCCAGGCGATAGGATACCTTTAGATGGGACTATTGTGGAAGGAGAAAGCAGGATTGACACATCTCCTGTGACTGGAGAGCCTGTCCCGGTAGCAGCCAAATCAGGAGATACAGTGACATCTGGATGTGTGAACACGTCAGGGCTTCTGAAGATACGTGTGGATAAGGCGCTGGAAGACTCTATGGTTACGAGGATTCTGGATTCTGTAGAAAACGCAGCGGCAAGCAAACCCAAAATTGATAGGTTTATTACAAGATTCTCAAGAGTGTATACACCGTTTGTGGTAATTTTGGCAGCGGCAACGGCCATTATACCTTCTATTATTACGGGAGATTGGAATTATTGGGTATATACGGCCCTCACATTTCTTGTAATCAGCTGTCCATGTGCACTGGTGTTGAGCGTGCCTCTGGCATTTTTCTCAGGGATCGGTTCTGGATCTAAGAAAGGGATTTTATTTAAAGGCGGTGTTGCAATAGAGGCAATGCAGGGCGTCAAATCTATTGTCATGGATAAAACAGGGACAATTACAGAAGGAAACTTTGTGGTTCAGGATATTCTTCCTTCTGAAGGTATGGACGGCGAAAAACTTTTAAAAATAGCCGCCAGCTGCGAAATGGCTTCTACACATCCAATTGCAAACAGTATAGTAACAGCTGCTAAGGAACGGAACATACAAATAGTGCGGCCCTCCTTTGTGGAAGAAATTTCCGGGAAAGGTGTTAAAGCTGAGCTGGAGGAGGGAACTGTACTCTGTGGTAATAGGAAATTACTAGAGAGTTTTGGAGTGAAGTTACCTGAGGGAGAAGATACCTTATACGGCACAGAAGTGCTTCTGGCAGTCCATGGCTCTTATGCAGGCCGCCTGGTTATTGCAGATACAATAAAGAGTGAGGCAAAGGCTGCAATCAAAGCCCTGAAACGGCTGGGTATTGTTACAGCTATGCTGACAGGCGACTCACGAAAGAGTGCGGAGAATGTGGGCAGGGAGACCGGGATTGATGAAATACACGCCAGGCTTCTGCCGGAAGATAAGGTTCAGGAACTGCAGAAGATCCGCTCTAGGCATGGCAGCGTAATGTTTGTTGGGGATGGTATTAATGATGCACCGGTACTTGCCGGGGCAGACGTGGGAGCTGCAATGGGAAGCGGCGCAGATGCAGCTATAGAGGCGGCAGATGTTGTGTTTATGACTTCCTCCATGGAGGCGATCCCGCAGTCATTAAATATTGCCAGAAGCACAGGAGTTATTGCAAAGCAGAATGTTATATTCGCCCTTGTTGTTAAATTCCTTGTGATGGCCTTGGGCCTGGCTGGACTTGCCAATATGTGGATGGCAGTATTTGCAGATACAGGAGTAGCGATGTTGTGTATCTTAAATTCTGTAAGAATATTATACAAAAAACTGTAG
- the hflX gene encoding GTPase HflX — MAIFETGEKTEKMLLVGIQWNEEEKIEESLDELSELARTAGVQVAGRMIQRREAVHPATYIGKGKVTELKNQLWETGADGIICDDELTSVQLYNLEKELSCKVADRTLLILDIFAARAVSSEGKIQVELAQLKYRASRLTGLGNSLSRLGGGIGTRGPGEKKLETDRRLIRERISRLKKELREVEQHRALLRAQKKESNLKIAALVGYTSAGKSSIENALTGAGILEDEMLFSTLDTTTRLLKLNKQQEILLTDTVGFIHKLPHHLIEAFKSTLEEARYADIILHVVDGSNPQMDTQMYVVYETLRQLKIEGKPIITLFNKQDRISDKRSFRDFQADYSVLVSAKTGQGLDELKEKLLEILRREQIYIERVYPFEQAPKVQLIRKNGQLLEENYVPEGISVKAYVTKEIYGKI; from the coding sequence ATGGCAATATTTGAAACAGGAGAAAAGACGGAGAAAATGCTGCTGGTCGGGATACAGTGGAATGAGGAAGAGAAAATAGAAGAATCCTTAGACGAACTGTCAGAATTGGCACGGACGGCAGGAGTGCAGGTGGCCGGCAGGATGATACAGAGGCGGGAGGCTGTACATCCGGCAACTTATATAGGAAAAGGAAAAGTTACGGAGCTTAAAAATCAGCTTTGGGAAACCGGGGCGGATGGAATTATCTGCGATGATGAGCTGACTTCTGTCCAGCTATATAATTTGGAGAAGGAGCTTTCGTGTAAGGTAGCCGACAGAACTTTATTGATATTGGATATATTTGCAGCCAGGGCCGTAAGCAGTGAGGGCAAAATCCAGGTGGAATTGGCCCAGCTGAAATACCGCGCCTCCCGCCTTACAGGACTTGGAAATTCTCTGTCCCGTCTGGGCGGAGGCATTGGAACCAGGGGTCCGGGAGAAAAGAAGCTGGAAACTGACAGGCGGCTGATCAGAGAAAGGATCAGCAGGCTGAAAAAAGAGCTGCGCGAGGTCGAACAGCACAGGGCGCTGCTGCGGGCGCAAAAAAAGGAATCCAATTTAAAGATTGCCGCACTTGTAGGATATACATCTGCAGGGAAGAGCAGTATAGAAAATGCCCTTACAGGGGCGGGGATTTTGGAAGATGAAATGTTGTTTTCCACCCTCGACACGACAACACGCTTGCTGAAGCTCAATAAGCAGCAGGAAATACTGCTGACAGATACGGTAGGGTTTATACACAAGTTGCCCCACCATTTGATCGAAGCCTTTAAAAGCACATTGGAGGAGGCGAGATATGCGGATATTATTCTTCATGTCGTCGATGGGTCAAACCCTCAGATGGACACCCAGATGTATGTTGTATATGAAACCCTCCGTCAACTTAAGATTGAGGGCAAGCCGATTATTACGCTTTTTAATAAACAGGATCGTATTTCTGATAAAAGAAGCTTCCGGGATTTCCAGGCGGACTATTCTGTCCTGGTATCTGCTAAAACAGGGCAGGGGTTAGATGAACTAAAGGAAAAACTGCTGGAGATTTTGCGCAGGGAACAGATATATATTGAAAGAGTCTACCCCTTTGAACAGGCCCCTAAAGTACAGCTGATACGGAAAAATGGCCAACTTCTGGAGGAAAACTATGTACCTGAGGGGATTTCTGTAAAGGCATATGTTACGAAGGAAATCTATGGAAAGATATAA
- a CDS encoding tetratricopeptide repeat protein, with the protein MKKGIMLAILAACFLTGCQKPVNYIEEGTAFLEEGAYTDAAASFEKSLDAEEDAAEGYRGLGLVYYEQQEYQQAKEAFQKALDNGGEAAPTTYNLMGICSMHLEDYDGALQAFEQGIAAASSYTEPEEGEEVPYAEVLQEMKYNEIVCYEKKLDWASAKAKIEEYIAQYPDDSEAQREAAFLRTR; encoded by the coding sequence ATGAAAAAGGGGATTATGCTTGCAATTCTGGCAGCCTGTTTTTTGACAGGATGCCAGAAACCAGTCAATTATATAGAAGAGGGGACAGCTTTCCTTGAGGAAGGGGCGTATACAGATGCAGCAGCTTCCTTTGAAAAATCTTTGGATGCAGAGGAGGACGCCGCAGAGGGATACCGCGGGTTAGGCCTGGTTTATTATGAACAGCAGGAATATCAGCAGGCTAAGGAAGCCTTTCAGAAGGCGCTGGATAATGGGGGCGAGGCAGCTCCCACAACTTATAATTTAATGGGGATTTGCTCTATGCATTTGGAAGATTATGACGGCGCCCTCCAGGCATTTGAACAGGGGATCGCGGCGGCCTCATCCTATACAGAACCTGAGGAGGGAGAAGAGGTTCCTTATGCTGAAGTATTGCAGGAAATGAAGTATAACGAAATTGTCTGTTATGAAAAGAAGCTGGATTGGGCCAGCGCCAAGGCAAAGATAGAAGAGTATATTGCACAATACCCAGATGACAGTGAGGCCCAGAGGGAGGCGGCGTTTTTACGTACAAGGTAG